One Mauremys mutica isolate MM-2020 ecotype Southern chromosome 19, ASM2049712v1, whole genome shotgun sequence genomic window carries:
- the LYRM9 gene encoding LYR motif-containing protein 9 yields the protein MTMAPLPGAELVQKPLQLYRYLLRCCKQLPTENIQQHYRHAIRQSFRVHADEDSPERIQQIIKRAIEDADWVMNKYKRQK from the exons ATGACAATGGCTCCATTACCGGGGGCAGAATTagtccagaagcctttgcagttATACCGCTACCTGCTTCGATGTTGTAAGCAGCTTCCTACAGAAAATATCCAACAGCATTACAGACATGCAATCAGACAG AGTTTCCGAGTTCACGCAGATGAAGACAGTCCTGAGAGAATCCAGCAGATTATTAAGCGAGCCATTGAAGATGCTGACTGGGTCATGAATAAA TATAAGAGGCAGAAGTAG